The window TTGAttactgttgctttttttttttttttttttgataggcagagtggacagtgaaagagagagacagagagaaaggtcttcctttgccgttggttcaccctccaatggccgccacggccagcgcgctgcggccagcgcaccacgctgatccgatggcaggagccaggagccaggtgcttttcctggtctcccatggggtgcagggcccaagcacctgggccatcctccactgcactccctggccacagcagagggctggcctggaagaggggcaaccgggacagaatccggcgccccgaccgggactagaacccggtgtgccggcgccgctaggcggaggattagcctagtgagccgcggcgccggccgtaactctttcaaataaataaaatctttaaaaaaaagttgtgtacCCATCACAATTTCAATATGGTTACATcatcccccaaagaaacctcatacactttaattaattaatttatttattttgacaggcagagtggacagtgagagagacagacacttttccatttggtttccttttccattggttcacacccccaccccccacccagtgatctgaagctgatctgaagccaggagccaggtgcttctcctggtctcccatggggtgcagggcccaaggacctggaccatcctccactgcactcctgggccacagcacagagctggactggaagaggagcaaccaggacagaatccggcaccccgaccggaactagaacccggggtgctagcgccacaggtggaggattagcctagtgagccacggcaccggcctctttaGCTATCACCAATATCTCCATCCTCCCCAGCCACTAATCTACTTTGTCTCCAGAATTTtcctgttctggacatttcacaTATATTTGCTCATACAATATGTAGTCTTTTGTGTCTGGTGTCTTTGTTTTCAGGCTTCATTCATATTGTAGTATAAaccagtacttcattcctttttgtagCCTAacatctgaagccgggagcctggagcttcctctgggtctcccatgtgggtgtaggggcccaaggatttgggctatcttctactactttcccatgccatagcagagagctggatcggaagtggaacagtagggacttgaaccaacgcccatatgggctgttggcactgcaagtggctgctttacccactttaCCCCCTACTTAtgattttaatttacttgaaaggcagagaagaggtagcaaaaaaggggagggagaggtattttctactcactggtttactccccaaatgcccgcacaGCCAGgctgctgaagccaagagccagaaacttcaacCAAGTCTCAtacttgggtgacagggatccaagtacttgagtcatcatcttgtGCCTCAcagttgcatcagcaggaagctgatgggaGGCATGTAGTGGGGACTCCAGCACTGATATCCAATGTAGATAACCCAAGCAGCGAGGTAATCTACTGGAGCACAACATCAGCTCAATGtgtaaccttaaaaaaaattatttgcttgaCAGACATAGAGCTCCCATCCATCAATTTGTAACTTTTTGGGGAATGGACAGAccattttccaaaatggctgcaccattttacattcctaccagcagcaGGGTACGAAGGTTTcagtttctccatatccttgtcaAACTTATTACTGCCTCTTTTATTATAGCCATTGTAGCCAGTAGTATGAAGTGGTGTATGattgtggttttggtttctatgagtcttcaaaaagttcatggaaaatatatattatgaaaaactgatttcaaatgttttgcaccaaaataaaattatccttgAATTCcactttctacaaactttatttcctaatgactaatgatgctgagcatcttttcaagtACTTACTTGTCATTTAggcatctttggagaaatgtctgttgagatcatttacccatttttaattgagttttgTCCTTTTAGGCTGTGAGAGTTCTTCAAGTTAAGTTCTGAATACTAGTCCCATATCAGATATGATTTATGAATATAGTTGTCCCTTGGTATGTGCAGAGGGTTGGTTCTAGGACTCCCTGCAGATACCAAGATCCCAGGATGCTCCAGTCTGTTACAAAAAGTGGTGCATGATTCAAacatacatgtattttaaatcatttttggaTTACTAATAATGACTTCTAAGATATAAGTGTCATCAAATAGTCATTATGTAATATTGTTTAAGGAATGGTGACAAGATAAAAAGTTTATACACACTCAGtacaagtataattttttttcccaaatattttttaactgcAGTTAGCTGACTCCGTGGATGTAGAACCTACAGATACAAGAcagcattttctcccattctttttattttcttcacagtGTTCTTTGAAGcacaaaattaaatgaattctaaagatttacttacttgaaaggcagagagggagggagagacacagagatctccatccactcattcactcctaaaatgcccgcaacacctggggctgggccaggatgaaaccagcaGACCAGATctctctatccgggtctcccacatgagtgataggaatccaaatacttggactatcactagctgccttcccatgtgcactaccaggaagctggattggaagtgaagtgatggagactcagactggcactccaatatgcaatgcagtttaacctgctgtgctgtgccATCAcacctaatcttttttttttttttgacaggcagagtggacagtgagagagagagacagagagaaaggtcttcctttgccgttggttcaccctccaatggccactgcggccggcgtgcacaccacgctgatctgaagccaggagccaggtgcttatcttggtctcccatggggtgcagggcccaagcacttgggccatcctccactgcactccctggccacagcagagagctggcctggaagaggggcaactgggacagaatctggcgccccgacagggactagaacccagtgtgctggcgccacaggcagaggattagcctattgagctgcggcgccggccacctaatctgtcttaaaaaattatttatttgaaagacagaattacacagtgggagagagagagatcttccatctgctggtttattccccaaatggctgcaacagctggggcagggccaggacaaaaccaggaacaaggagcttctttcaggtttcctacTTGcttggcagggagccaagcattcaggccatcttccactgctttcctaaaatgcattatcaggtagctggattagaagtgcagcagctggtaatcaaactggtgcccatatcggattacagcagcagcttaacccactatgccacaatgccaatctcTCACAGTCTTGAttactgttgctttttttttttttttttttgataggcagagtggacagtgaaagagagagacagagagaaaggtcttcctttgccgttggttcaccctccaatggccgccacggccagcgcgctgcggccagcgcaccacgctgatccgatggcaggagccaggagccaggtgcttttcctggtctcccatggggtgcagggcccaagcacctgggccatcctccactgcactccctggccacagcagagggctggcctggaagaggggcaaccgggacagaatcccgcgccctgaccaggactagaacccggtgtgccggcgccgctaggcggaggattagcctagtgagccgcggcgccggctactttgtaataaattttgaaattgagatatgtgagttcgccaactctgcaAGCATTTCCATTgaactgtttttaaataaatttatttttaagattttaaaaatttatttgaaaggcagagttagagagaaagggagacacacacacagagatcttccatctactggtttactccccaagtcagggctgggccaaaagctcggagcctggagcttcatcctggtctcccacgtgggtgcagtggcccaagaacttgggtcatcttctgctgctttaccatggcattagcaggaagctgaatcaaaagcaggGCAACTGGGGCTCTAaaaggcacccatatggcacTCCAGCATTGAAGGCTGAGGTTTGTAACCTGCTGCCACAAGGCCAACCCCTCCATTTAACTCTTAATGTAACTTTGAGTATTAGTGATTAAAccccagatgagaaaactgaggcttagagtaGTTTAGCTTTCACAGGCATAAAGATGTTGATGGTGGCTCCAAGGTTCATATTCAGGCCTAAATAAATTCAAAGCTGATCAGCAGGCTACACTCCATCCATAATCTAGTCCCAATAAATTTTCCAGACTCAATTTATACAAATCCCCCAAAGTATCCTAAAATGCCCCCTATGCTTTTTTGcctccaaacttctgtttctgttGTTCTATAGGGAATGCTCTGTTTCCTAAAATCCTAATTCATAATACCCTCACTGTCATTTAGCAAAGTTATCTTTTTTCACTCTACTTCCTTAGTACTTTAGGCTCTCTCATGTTTCTTATTCCATATTACATCTTAAAGTTATCTCTGTAGATGAACCATTTCCCTTCCCAGGAGgttaaaaatgtttcattcacCTTCCTACTCCCCCAAATACACATTACAAAGCCAATGGGGTAAGTACTAAATGTTTTGAATaaacaatgaattttaaaattacctttgtAAGAGTGGGCATTAAGAGTGTAAATGTGTGTATTCAAGTGACaggttgtgtctgtgtgtgtctgtagctCATGGCAAGGTTTCAGGAATAAATAGTGAGGGGATGTCCTAACCCTCAGTAGGATAAAAGAAGGATGGGGACAGGTGCAAttgtgcactgggttaagctgctgcttgggatgcctacatcccctatcagagtgcctggctgagTCCTGACTACtatacacttctgatccagcttcctcttaatgtacctaggaggcagcagttgatggcccaagtacttcagttccAGTTGTTCACATCGGAGATGTGGATGGAagtcctaactcctggcttcagcctagcctaacctagccctggttgttgtagacatttggggagtgaaccagcaaatcgaagaactgtctctatctctccctttctctctgtcactctttcaaataaatcaacatttttaaaaagagacagaaggaTGACATGAGACAACCATTGTTAAAAGTGgcaggcccagggctggtgctgtggcacagtaggttaaagcccggctggcagtgtcagcattccttatgggtgccagtgtgagtccttagctactccacttctgatccagctccctgctaatgtgcctgggaaaaaaagcggaggatggcccagttgcttgggccgttgtacccacgtgggagaccaggaaaaagctcttggctcctagctcctggcttttgattggctcagctctgacagttgtggccatttggggagtgaaccagcagatggaaaacttctctatctctctaactttgcctttcaaataaataaaataaaataaatcttaaaaaaacaaaaagaggcaGGCCCAAACAGAGAACTGATGCTAATCATTCCCTCTGCAAAAGGGAAACTCCTGAGGTGTTGTTGGTGAAGGTGAGTAATATTTGCCGGCGAGCCAGAAATTAGATAAAACAAATGACTTAGGAAGCCCCAAACCACGTTTATTATGGTAGAAAAGGAGATAACAACTCCAGGATGTTCAGGTAAAGTCTGATATACTCTGGAATATCTAAAATACCAGGGCTGCTCTAGGGTCAGAATTCCCTgagtgaaaatagaaaaatgagacaTTTCTCTCAAAAAGCCAGGAaatggggtgggaagtatcactaggtTCCTAAAATctgtatatgaaaaacatgaaacttgtatagcttaaattaaaaagaaaaaaaaaaaagttgggaaaaAGGAGAGCTGCCATCCTGATAACTTCCTTTGTGTTCCCAATAACTTCTCTGACTTGTCCATTCTTGCACTCCTTCAAGTCATTAACATATCTCTATTTTTTGCCCCACTGCTGGCTAAGAAGAAAACTTTTTCAGAAGAATAAGGTAATTTTCATTCTTCTCAGTTAGAAAGTGTAACTTCCACAAGGGAATCTTCAACAAACTCTAGGTTCTAGATAAATCATTACCAGGACAAACCCTTTGCCACTAAGTGTAGAATCCACTAGAGGCTACCATGGCTAACGTGTTAGAAATGAGAAACATCATACTGGAGCTCTCATTCAGCTTAGAATCTTTACCTGTACAATCAAAGAGTCTTACAGTAGGTTACAAAGCTGATGACAAACCTAACATCAGTAGCGTCATTTCACTTCCCCATTTTCTAGATGTCTGGTCTGGATCTGGCTCAGTTATTTAAAACCCCACCATCTACTTCCTCTTCCAATTCTTTTTTATCCAACTGGCAGGTGCTGCCAAGAAACATAATATAGTAAGCAGAGCAGTACACTGGCTGCTTGTTGGGGTTGGAATAGACCTGTTCAGGTTTGCAGGATGTGAAAGGGTTAGCTCCACAGGCAATGATGTGCACATCCAGGTCcaccagaatctgcaaagaggCTGCCAACTCCTGGTGGCTgtagaggagagagaagaaaaattgcTCTGATTGATTATAAAAGAGATAGAAGAGAAATTACTCAAAAGCATGATACTTTTGTACTCACCAATCCCCAAAATTAcctaaggctggaccaggcaaacACTATCTTTTAACTAGCACAGGATTTTACTCCAACAGGATAAAAAAGCCATGTGAGAAGGGAAAGCATCCTCACCAGAAGAAGTAAGACAAGCAAGGGTAAGTGAAATGAGCTAATCTATACAAACAAAGAGAGGTGTGAGTCAGAAGTATCACAAATAAGAGGTCAAAACCTGTAAACAGTTATCAGTGTAGGGATCTCATAGTCACGAAGTAGTAGCAAGGTGGGCAGCCAGGCCTCCATCAAATCCGCAGAGGCATGGAAAcctaagaaacaaaaatggaaatggaaataggAGAAAGGCTGAGGGATACCCTAACAGCAAGATATTTCATTGTGTCCACTCTAACCCTCAACTTGTTCATCTCTAATAACCATCatcaaagaataaattaaaaaatggggctggtgctgtggcatagcaggtaaagctgccacctgtattgccagcatctcacatgggtgctggttagagacccgggtgttccacttctgtttcacagctctctgcaatggcctgggaaagcagtggaagatggcctaagtgcttgggcccctgcacccgtgtggaagacctggaagaagctccttgctttgcattggctcagctccagccattgcagccatttggggagtgaaccagcggatggaagatctctccctctgcctctgcctctctgtaactctttcaaataaataaacaaatctctttaaaaaaaaaaaaaagccatcatctACACCACCCCAAGTTCTTTGATGAAAAATTTTGAACCCAGGTATAGTACATATGGAAACTGGTCAACCAAGATCATAATCATATAATCATATTGTATTTAACGAGACCAAATAAATAGTCTTCCAAAGACACAAGAGTCAGGATGGGAAATTCTCATGGGAGTCACCCAGTATTCCCCTGGCCCAAGACTCTTACCTGGATGGAATGCAACTACCAAATCGGGATGGGCTATTTGCCCAGTCTCTACTTTCTCTTCCCAGAAGTCATGATAGAGGCCCCTGTGGCCACTAAGTTGAATTGTGCCAGGCTTCAGGGTCGAAGCTGAAGTGCTCTGTAAAAAGTCAGTAGCCACATCTACACCCACCATGACCACACGAAGGCCAGTGTGTCCAGGAAACATGTAGCCAAGCTCATCATAGTCTCCAGGGCGAGTAAGAAATGTCTCCACGTGGGAAGCACCAACCACATGCACTGTACTTCCTCCAGCCTTCCCAGTATCTATCCTCAAGGTCCGAAGTCCTAGGCCCAGCGTCAGGGGCCGGgacagggcatctgtcagaaGCCGTTTCAATGAGCCCTGCAAAACATCTGGGTCTGGCCTTGGGCGTCCTACGTTGGCCCACAGGGTGGTCATGGCATGACTACCTATCACAGCATCCAGTGTAGTATCTAACTGTAACCTTCTCATAGAAAACCAGGTATCCCAGTCCTGTACGTCAGCTGGACATGGCCAAGGTCCTGAGGGTAGGACAAAGTCACCTGCAGGACAGAAGGAATAAGAATTGACTTAAGCCCTCCCTGGCTTCAAAATTCCCTCCTAGTGATCACTAGTCCCTCCACATCAACTTGTAACAACACGCTTTCATACTGCTCTCTAAGCACGATTGTGATGTATATGGCATGGTGCCCCAACACCACCACTTCACCTGTGACCAGAAGCCATTCCATGAGACGGTCCACAGCCACAAGATGAAGCTCTCGACAAACTTTCCTGTGTGCTGGCCAGTCTGACCTCTGGCACTCTGGACCACAGTAATAGACATTTCTGCACCTATGAGAATGAGCCACAGAAATAGATGTTCCTATACTAAAAAGGTTGGGGGTGTCTAAGAAAGGAAATTGATAATTCTCATAACCTAGGAAGAAAGATTAGTGAATGAATAAAGATGCTGCAGAGAAGAATTACCACTGATGCATGAAGTTTGAGGATGACATTTGGTAGGAAGCAATGGGAAAATCATTATTCTCTCAGACTGACACCTCAGTTTCTGTCAGGAAcaactcaatttttaaatatcattaagAAAGATACACAGGAGTTAGCAGCTGCCCTCTCATCAAGTCATGGCTCAACTCTAATTGCTCTACAACAGATGTGGTTTTACTCCTTAAGTACTCAAAAAGGAGTGGAGATTATATTGTAGTTTCTCCTCTGATCTCCCTATAACACCAAAAATAAGCAGGATTAGAACCCTGTTCTAGGGTCAGCAcggtggtatagcaggtaaagctgccgtctatggtgccagaatcccatatgggctc of the Oryctolagus cuniculus chromosome 15, mOryCun1.1, whole genome shotgun sequence genome contains:
- the MSS51 gene encoding putative protein MSS51 homolog, mitochondrial isoform X4, which translates into the protein MAPRSRRRRHKKPPSSVVSTIVTPPADVTSVPLTLSKPGPSIDALGFFSLENNVPGLSQLILQKLNMKSYEEYKLVVDGGTPVSGFGFRCPQEMFQKMEDTFRFCAHCRVLPSGLPDTKVLRHCDFVLPSGPWPCPADVQDWDTWFSMRRLQLDTTLDAVIGSHAMTTLWANVGRPRPDPDVLQGSLKRLLTDALSRPLTLGLGLRTLRIDTGKAGGSTVHVVGASHVETFLTRPGDYDELGYMFPGHTGLRVVMVGVDVATDFLQSTSASTLKPGTIQLSGHRGLYHDFWEEKVETGQIAHPDLVVAFHPGFHASADLMEAWLPTLLLLRDYEIPTLITVYSHQELAASLQILVDLDVHIIACGANPFTSCKPEQVYSNPNKQPVYCSAYYIMFLGSTCQLDKKELEEEVDGGVLNN
- the MSS51 gene encoding putative protein MSS51 homolog, mitochondrial isoform X5 → MKSYEEYKLVVDGGTPVSGFGFRCPQEMFQKMEDTFRFCAHCRVLPSGLPDTKVLRHCKRCRNVYYCGPECQRSDWPAHRKVCRELHLVAVDRLMEWLLVTGDFVLPSGPWPCPADVQDWDTWFSMRRLQLDTTLDAVIGSHAMTTLWANVGRPRPDPDVLQGSLKRLLTDALSRPLTLGLGLRTLRIDTGKAGGSTVHVVGASHVETFLTRPGDYDELGYMFPGHTGLRVVMVGVDVATDFLQSTSASTLKPGTIQLSGHRGLYHDFWEEKVETGQIAHPDLVVAFHPGFHASADLMEAWLPTLLLLRDYEIPTLITVYSHQELAASLQILVDLDVHIIACGANPFTSCKPEQVYSNPNKQPVYCSAYYIMFLGSTCQLDKKELEEEVDGGVLNN
- the MSS51 gene encoding putative protein MSS51 homolog, mitochondrial isoform X1, which produces MGEDKKEKRVSQESQSPGITRQTMAPRSRRRRHKKPPSSVVSTIVTPPADVTSVPLTLSKPGPSIDALGFFSLENNVPGLSQLILQKLNMKSYEEYKLVVDGGTPVSGFGFRCPQEMFQKMEDTFRFCAHCRVLPSGLPDTKVLRHCKRCRNVYYCGPECQRSDWPAHRKVCRELHLVAVDRLMEWLLVTGDFVLPSGPWPCPADVQDWDTWFSMRRLQLDTTLDAVIGSHAMTTLWANVGRPRPDPDVLQGSLKRLLTDALSRPLTLGLGLRTLRIDTGKAGGSTVHVVGASHVETFLTRPGDYDELGYMFPGHTGLRVVMVGVDVATDFLQSTSASTLKPGTIQLSGHRGLYHDFWEEKVETGQIAHPDLVVAFHPGFHASADLMEAWLPTLLLLRDYEIPTLITVYSHQELAASLQILVDLDVHIIACGANPFTSCKPEQVYSNPNKQPVYCSAYYIMFLGSTCQLDKKELEEEVDGGVLNN
- the MSS51 gene encoding putative protein MSS51 homolog, mitochondrial isoform X2 — its product is MAPRSRRRRHKKPPSSVVSTIVTPPADVTSVPLTLSKPGPSIDALGFFSLENNVPGLSQLILQKLNMKSYEEYKLVVDGGTPVSGFGFRCPQEMFQKMEDTFRFCAHCRVLPSGLPDTKVLRHCKRCRNVYYCGPECQRSDWPAHRKVCRELHLVAVDRLMEWLLVTGDFVLPSGPWPCPADVQDWDTWFSMRRLQLDTTLDAVIGSHAMTTLWANVGRPRPDPDVLQGSLKRLLTDALSRPLTLGLGLRTLRIDTGKAGGSTVHVVGASHVETFLTRPGDYDELGYMFPGHTGLRVVMVGVDVATDFLQSTSASTLKPGTIQLSGHRGLYHDFWEEKVETGQIAHPDLVVAFHPGFHASADLMEAWLPTLLLLRDYEIPTLITVYSHQELAASLQILVDLDVHIIACGANPFTSCKPEQVYSNPNKQPVYCSAYYIMFLGSTCQLDKKELEEEVDGGVLNN
- the MSS51 gene encoding putative protein MSS51 homolog, mitochondrial isoform X3, with protein sequence MGEDKKEKRVSQESQSPGITRQTMAPRSRRRRHKKPPSSVVSTIVTPPADVTSVPLTLSKPGPSIDALGFFSLENNVPGLSQLILQKLNMKSYEEYKLVVDGGTPVSGFGFRCPQEMFQKMEDTFRFCAHCRVLPSGLPDTKVLRHCDFVLPSGPWPCPADVQDWDTWFSMRRLQLDTTLDAVIGSHAMTTLWANVGRPRPDPDVLQGSLKRLLTDALSRPLTLGLGLRTLRIDTGKAGGSTVHVVGASHVETFLTRPGDYDELGYMFPGHTGLRVVMVGVDVATDFLQSTSASTLKPGTIQLSGHRGLYHDFWEEKVETGQIAHPDLVVAFHPGFHASADLMEAWLPTLLLLRDYEIPTLITVYSHQELAASLQILVDLDVHIIACGANPFTSCKPEQVYSNPNKQPVYCSAYYIMFLGSTCQLDKKELEEEVDGGVLNN